One window from the genome of Paraclostridium sordellii encodes:
- a CDS encoding LacI family DNA-binding transcriptional regulator → MITIKDIADLAGVSKTTVSKVLNNKDQKISEATRQKILDIIKETNYVPNKMAQSLVTKKTKTIGLIIPDIRNPFFTDIARGAEDKAVNEGYNIILCNTDESLYKEELAFNTLSEKMVDGIIFAPSSKTEISSTYNISNKPIVLVDKEIDIKNLRGVVSLDNEEGTYLEIKHLVGMNHKKILYLSGPLKTQIAKDRLKGYKKALEEAKINYNEKLVIQGEYSLDWAYETIQSLNDINFTAICAANDLIAIGAIKALKEKDIKIPKDISVVGFDDIQTSSIIEPQLTTIKQNSYNMGYESANILINSLENKTINNIDKIIFKPELVIRSSTSQKL, encoded by the coding sequence TTGATAACTATAAAAGATATAGCAGATTTAGCTGGGGTATCAAAAACTACCGTATCGAAAGTATTGAATAATAAAGACCAAAAGATTAGTGAAGCTACAAGACAGAAAATACTTGATATTATAAAAGAAACAAATTATGTACCAAATAAGATGGCACAAAGTCTAGTAACTAAAAAAACTAAAACTATAGGGCTTATAATTCCGGATATCAGAAACCCATTCTTTACAGACATAGCTAGAGGGGCAGAAGATAAAGCTGTAAATGAAGGATACAATATAATCTTGTGTAATACAGATGAAAGCTTATACAAAGAAGAGCTAGCATTTAATACACTAAGTGAAAAAATGGTTGATGGTATAATTTTTGCTCCATCATCAAAAACAGAAATTAGTTCAACATATAATATATCCAATAAGCCTATTGTATTGGTAGATAAAGAGATAGATATAAAAAATTTAAGAGGTGTTGTAAGTTTAGATAATGAAGAAGGAACTTATTTAGAAATAAAACACCTAGTAGGTATGAATCATAAAAAAATACTTTATCTAAGTGGACCATTAAAAACACAAATAGCAAAAGATAGATTAAAAGGATATAAAAAAGCATTAGAAGAAGCGAAGATAAATTACAATGAAAAACTTGTCATACAAGGAGAATATTCGCTAGATTGGGCTTATGAAACTATACAAAGTTTAAATGATATAAACTTTACAGCTATTTGTGCAGCAAATGATTTAATAGCCATAGGAGCTATTAAGGCTTTAAAAGAAAAAGATATAAAAATTCCTAAAGACATAAGTGTAGTTGGATTTGACGATATTCAAACATCAAGTATAATTGAACCTCAACTTACAACTATAAAACAAAATTCTTATAATATGGGATATGAATCAGCAAATATACTTATAAACAGTTTAGAAAATAAAACAATTAATAATATAGATAAAATAATATTTAAACCAGAACTTGTAATAAGAAGTTCAACATCTCAAAAACTTTAA
- a CDS encoding aldose epimerase family protein, whose product MIYKKTTVGHLNDKDIIAYNISYDNGFEVEILNLGGIITKIITPDKDNNLENIVVGYKNINGYIENPSYMGAIIGRTSGRIYNGKISIDNKEYRLSKNYGINQGHGGNVGFNKKIYDVNYIKNEDEFKLILSCKSKDLEENYPGNLDAEVTFEISRNFKIKQIYKATSDKKTLVNMTNHSYFNLSGNLKNPVTNQYMQINSDFILELDATSVPTGNYIDVNNTPFDFRKLKSIGRDIDKSHNQINIGCGYDHPFILNKGKIHLEDKISKRAMDIKTNQECVVVYSMNFTDDLVLYNNKTNQRRFGICFETQAPPIGQNMCFLERSILEKDSEYIQITEYKFYITE is encoded by the coding sequence ATGATATATAAAAAAACTACAGTAGGTCATTTAAATGATAAAGATATAATAGCTTATAACATTTCCTATGATAATGGTTTTGAAGTAGAGATATTAAACTTAGGTGGAATAATAACCAAAATAATAACTCCTGATAAAGATAATAACTTAGAAAATATAGTTGTAGGATATAAAAATATAAATGGATACATAGAAAATCCATCTTATATGGGGGCTATAATTGGAAGAACATCAGGGAGAATTTATAATGGAAAAATATCTATAGATAATAAAGAGTATAGGTTATCTAAGAACTATGGTATAAATCAAGGTCATGGTGGAAACGTTGGATTTAATAAAAAAATATATGATGTAAATTACATTAAAAATGAAGATGAATTTAAACTAATACTTAGTTGTAAAAGTAAAGATTTAGAAGAAAATTATCCTGGAAATCTAGATGCAGAAGTAACTTTTGAAATTAGTAGAAATTTTAAAATAAAACAAATTTATAAAGCTACTAGTGATAAAAAAACATTAGTTAATATGACTAATCACAGTTATTTTAATTTAAGTGGAAATTTAAAAAATCCAGTTACCAATCAATATATGCAAATAAATAGTGATTTTATATTAGAACTAGACGCTACAAGTGTTCCAACTGGAAATTACATAGATGTAAATAATACTCCCTTTGATTTTAGAAAGTTAAAATCAATAGGTAGAGATATTGATAAAAGTCATAATCAAATAAATATTGGCTGTGGATATGATCATCCATTTATTTTGAATAAAGGGAAAATACATTTAGAAGATAAGATATCTAAAAGAGCTATGGATATAAAAACGAATCAAGAATGTGTTGTTGTATATAGCATGAATTTTACTGATGATCTAGTTTTATATAACAATAAAACTAATCAAAGGAGATTTGGAATATGTTTTGAAACCCAAGCTCCTCCAATTGGACAAAATATGTGCTTTTTAGAAAGATCTATATTAGAAAAAGATAGCGAGTATATTCAAATAACAGAATATAAATTTTATATTACTGAGTAA
- the galT gene encoding UDP-glucose--hexose-1-phosphate uridylyltransferase, translating to MSIYTDFERLINYGLKHELFLEEDKVYIRNSLIELFNLDEYTIPTEVLGDDNLEDIMNNLLDYAYEKNILESNTSVYRDLLDTKIMSLLIPRPSEVTKEFNKRYKKDKVSATDYLYNLSKSCDYVRTNRIAQNINWKTNTEYGDIDITINLSKPEKDPKAIAKARELKTSSYPTCLLCKENVGYRGRLNHPARQNLRIIPLNLNQSKFYLQYSPYSYYNEHCIIFSDKHEPMTISKNTFDRNLDFLEQFPHYFIGSNADLPIVGGSILSHEHYQGGRYEFAMDRAKDILKIDLKGYEDVNISMIKWPLSVVRLNSNNREKLSILASYILNHWKGYTDEVVNIHSHTENTLHNTITPIARRKGENFELDLVLRNNKTSEEHPDGIFHPHKELHHIKKENIGLIEVLGLAVLPARLKEELEIIKKCLLKEKNEEYILKNLNLHLEWFNYLKKKYGDFNKETIDDILKDEVGLIFKKVLEDCGVFKFDEEGLKARNRYIQNLKKYLGV from the coding sequence ATGAGTATATATACAGATTTTGAAAGACTTATAAACTATGGATTAAAACATGAACTATTTTTAGAAGAAGATAAGGTATATATAAGAAATTCTCTTATAGAACTATTTAATCTAGATGAATACACAATTCCTACAGAAGTTTTAGGGGATGATAATTTAGAAGATATAATGAATAATTTATTAGATTATGCATATGAAAAAAATATATTGGAATCGAATACATCTGTATATAGAGATTTATTAGATACTAAGATAATGAGTTTACTTATACCAAGACCATCTGAAGTAACAAAGGAATTTAATAAAAGGTATAAAAAAGATAAAGTCAGTGCAACTGATTATTTATATAACTTAAGTAAATCATGTGACTATGTTAGAACAAATAGGATAGCACAAAACATAAATTGGAAAACAAATACTGAGTATGGGGATATAGATATAACTATAAACTTATCCAAGCCAGAAAAAGATCCAAAGGCTATAGCAAAGGCAAGAGAATTGAAAACCTCTTCATATCCAACATGTTTATTATGTAAAGAAAATGTTGGATATAGAGGAAGATTAAATCATCCAGCTAGACAAAATTTAAGAATAATCCCATTAAATTTAAATCAAAGTAAGTTTTATTTACAGTATTCACCATATTCATATTACAATGAGCATTGCATAATATTTTCTGATAAACATGAGCCAATGACTATAAGTAAAAATACTTTTGATAGAAATTTAGATTTTTTAGAACAATTTCCTCATTATTTTATAGGATCTAATGCAGATTTACCAATAGTAGGAGGATCTATATTAAGTCATGAGCATTATCAAGGGGGAAGATATGAATTTGCTATGGATAGAGCAAAGGATATATTAAAAATAGATTTAAAAGGATATGAAGATGTAAATATATCTATGATAAAATGGCCACTATCTGTAGTTAGATTAAACTCAAATAATAGAGAAAAACTTAGCATACTAGCAAGTTATATACTAAATCATTGGAAAGGTTACACAGATGAGGTTGTAAATATACACTCTCATACAGAAAATACATTACACAATACTATTACTCCAATTGCTAGAAGAAAAGGTGAAAATTTTGAATTAGATTTAGTACTTAGAAATAATAAAACTAGCGAAGAACATCCAGATGGAATATTTCACCCTCATAAAGAACTACATCATATAAAAAAAGAAAATATAGGACTTATAGAGGTTTTAGGATTAGCTGTTTTGCCCGCTAGACTAAAAGAGGAACTTGAAATAATTAAAAAATGTTTATTAAAAGAAAAAAATGAAGAATATATATTAAAAAATTTAAACTTACACTTAGAATGGTTTAACTATTTAAAGAAGAAATATGGAGATTTTAATAAAGAAACTATAGATGATATTTTAAAAGATGAAGTTGGATTAATATTTAAAAAAGTTTTAGAGGATTGTGGAGTATTTAAGTTTGATGAGGAAGGCTTAAAAGCTCGAAATAGATATATACAGAATCTAAAAAAATATTTGGGAGTTTAA
- a CDS encoding galactokinase produces MRDNILNLFKEIFGERENIKAFFSPGRVNLIGEHTDYNGGNVFPCALSFGTYGAISLRNDNSVNMYSKNFENLGVISFDINELKNEKEHDWANYPKGVISVLRNHGYKIDKGFDMVVYGNIPNGAGLSSSASIELLMGVMIDNLLNLNIDRVELVKFCQEAENKFIGVNCGVMDQFAIGMGKKDSAILLDCNTLDYKYSKIDLDDKVIIIGNTNKRRGLADSKYNERRSECEKALENLQEKLDIKSLGDLTEEVFEENKSLILNDTNQKRAKHAVYENQRTLKAVKALQENDINTFGKLMVDSHNSLKDDYEVTGKELDTLVELALNHEGTIGSRMTGAGFGGCTVSIVKKDMKDDFIKDVSKRYREIIGYDADFYVAKIGDGTRELV; encoded by the coding sequence ATGAGAGACAATATTTTAAATTTATTTAAAGAAATTTTTGGAGAAAGAGAAAATATAAAAGCATTTTTTTCACCAGGAAGAGTTAATTTAATAGGAGAACATACAGATTATAATGGTGGAAATGTATTTCCTTGTGCGCTTAGCTTTGGAACTTATGGAGCTATATCACTTAGAAATGATAATAGCGTGAATATGTACTCTAAGAACTTTGAAAATTTAGGAGTAATTAGTTTTGATATTAATGAATTAAAAAATGAAAAAGAACATGACTGGGCTAATTATCCTAAGGGAGTTATTTCTGTACTTAGAAATCATGGATATAAAATAGATAAAGGTTTTGATATGGTTGTATATGGAAATATTCCCAATGGAGCTGGATTATCATCATCTGCATCAATAGAATTACTTATGGGAGTTATGATAGATAATTTATTAAATTTAAATATAGATAGAGTTGAACTAGTAAAGTTTTGTCAAGAAGCTGAAAATAAATTTATAGGTGTTAATTGTGGGGTTATGGATCAATTTGCAATAGGAATGGGAAAAAAAGATAGTGCAATACTACTTGATTGCAATACTCTAGATTATAAATATTCTAAGATAGATTTAGATGATAAAGTAATTATAATTGGAAATACAAATAAAAGAAGAGGGCTTGCAGATTCTAAATATAACGAAAGAAGAAGTGAATGCGAAAAAGCTTTAGAAAATCTTCAAGAAAAGTTGGATATAAAATCTTTAGGAGATTTAACAGAAGAAGTATTTGAAGAAAATAAAAGTTTGATACTAAATGATACCAACCAAAAAAGGGCAAAACATGCAGTTTATGAAAACCAAAGAACTTTAAAGGCTGTAAAAGCCTTACAAGAAAATGATATAAATACATTTGGAAAACTTATGGTTGATTCCCATAACTCACTAAAAGATGATTATGAAGTTACAGGGAAAGAACTAGATACACTTGTTGAACTAGCACTAAATCATGAAGGAACAATTGGATCTAGAATGACAGGTGCAGGGTTTGGAGGATGTACTGTGTCTATAGTTAAAAAAGATATGAAAGATGATTTTATAAAAGATGTTTCAAAAAGATATAGAGAGATAATAGGATATGATGCTGATTTTTATGTAGCTAAAATAGGAGATGGAACTAGAGAACTAGTTTAG
- the ebgA gene encoding beta-galactosidase subunit alpha, with the protein MKLWENIHIDGINRLDARAHFLSFPSKKLALIGEKKYTHNYKNLNGSWKFLFLDAPEYSPEGFYKEEYNTDNWNNIIVPGNWQLQGYGKMHYSDLWYNFPINPPYVPTENPTGIYKRNFTIDESWMGEKIILKFNGVDSSYNVWVNGKEVGYSKGARIQSEFDITEYVRCGNNECTVRVYQWSDGTYLEDQDMWWLSGIFRDVELYTEPTHGVEDITVVTDLDEKYENAMLNVDLKFRNYDNQKVQFELLDNNKQVIFEEIVEVKENLNFSKEVKSPLKWSAEEPNLYTLMISVYKDGEVVQVIPQRVGFRKIELKGEVFTVNGVAIKFKGVNRHDYNPKNGRVVAKEEIEKDIILMKQHNINAVRTAHYPNSHYLYELCDEYGLYVIDETDLECHGFELTGDYAWISDDPDWELAHVSRIERMMQRDKNHPSILMWSLGNESSFGCNFKAMAKKCKDLDPTRILHYEGDFNVAEEDGPVSEVYSTMYTWLEHDNKLLMDKIINDIKKPHILCEYCHAMGNGPGNLREYQDLFYKYDKLQGGFIWEWFDHGIHTVSENGEVYYRYGGDFGDDPSNINFCIDGLIMPDRTVSPGLLEYKKVIEPAETSIVDLEKGILKVINRYDFRNLNTLELVYNIKEDDKVITSKRVEMPSVLGRETCEITLPYSLDFPKTDGATYYLNISYVLKEDCDWAKAGHELATAQFELPIKTEKVKVTPKGSLKVIKDHCTLVVKGENFKVDFDLVRGHILNITRDEYKLVEEGPRLNFWRAPIDNDMYVVEDYKKKYFMHLMHEVVRNVEYKLEENILTFKVDTINGTTNSAWHFKSTYEYKVFGSGDILVNVSGIPSGKIDTAPEMLPRIGLQMRVNKDLENVKYKGRGPGESYPDTREANLFGVYENNIDGLFTNYVKPQENGNRSDCSWVSLRNDRGMSLMAIADDKFNFSASYYEDTDLEYAKHTIDLVKRDYIVFNIDYKQNAVGTNSCGQWQLDKYRCKFEQFNLQFRLTIFNNKEVSEVSLGRESIK; encoded by the coding sequence ATGAAATTATGGGAAAACATACATATAGATGGAATAAATAGATTAGATGCAAGAGCTCATTTTCTAAGCTTTCCATCGAAAAAATTAGCTTTAATAGGAGAAAAAAAGTATACACACAACTATAAAAATCTAAATGGAAGTTGGAAGTTCTTATTTTTAGATGCTCCAGAATACTCTCCAGAAGGATTTTATAAAGAGGAGTATAATACTGATAATTGGAATAATATAATTGTTCCAGGAAATTGGCAATTACAAGGATATGGAAAAATGCACTATTCAGATTTATGGTATAATTTTCCGATAAATCCGCCATATGTTCCAACTGAAAATCCAACAGGAATATACAAGAGAAACTTTACGATAGACGAATCTTGGATGGGAGAAAAAATCATACTTAAGTTTAATGGTGTAGATTCATCGTACAATGTATGGGTAAATGGAAAAGAAGTAGGATACAGTAAAGGGGCTAGAATACAATCAGAATTTGATATAACAGAATATGTAAGATGTGGAAATAATGAATGTACAGTAAGAGTATATCAATGGAGTGATGGAACTTACTTAGAAGATCAAGATATGTGGTGGCTAAGTGGAATTTTTAGAGATGTAGAACTTTATACTGAACCAACACATGGAGTAGAAGACATAACGGTAGTTACAGATTTAGATGAAAAGTATGAAAATGCAATGTTAAATGTAGATTTAAAGTTTAGAAATTATGATAATCAAAAAGTTCAATTTGAATTATTAGATAATAATAAACAAGTTATATTTGAAGAAATAGTAGAAGTTAAAGAAAATTTAAATTTCTCTAAGGAAGTAAAAAGTCCATTAAAATGGAGTGCAGAAGAACCAAACTTATACACATTAATGATAAGTGTTTATAAGGATGGAGAAGTAGTACAAGTCATACCTCAAAGAGTTGGATTTAGAAAAATAGAATTAAAAGGTGAGGTATTTACCGTAAATGGAGTAGCAATAAAATTTAAAGGTGTTAATAGACATGACTATAATCCTAAGAATGGAAGAGTTGTTGCTAAAGAAGAAATAGAAAAAGATATAATATTAATGAAACAACACAATATAAATGCAGTAAGAACTGCGCACTATCCAAATTCTCATTATTTATATGAATTGTGTGATGAATATGGGTTATATGTAATAGATGAAACGGATTTAGAATGTCATGGATTTGAACTAACTGGAGATTATGCTTGGATAAGTGATGATCCGGATTGGGAATTAGCTCATGTAAGTAGAATAGAAAGAATGATGCAAAGAGATAAAAATCATCCATCTATATTAATGTGGTCTTTGGGTAATGAATCATCATTTGGATGCAATTTTAAAGCTATGGCAAAAAAATGTAAAGATTTAGACCCAACTAGAATTCTACATTATGAAGGTGATTTTAATGTAGCAGAAGAAGATGGACCAGTTTCAGAAGTATATAGTACTATGTACACTTGGTTAGAACACGACAATAAGTTACTAATGGATAAAATAATAAATGATATTAAAAAGCCTCATATATTATGTGAATACTGCCATGCTATGGGTAATGGACCTGGAAATTTAAGAGAATACCAAGACTTATTCTATAAATATGATAAATTACAAGGTGGATTTATATGGGAATGGTTTGATCATGGAATTCACACAGTATCTGAAAATGGAGAAGTTTACTATAGATATGGTGGAGATTTTGGCGATGATCCAAGTAATATAAACTTCTGTATAGATGGTCTTATAATGCCAGATAGAACAGTTTCTCCAGGACTTTTAGAGTATAAAAAGGTTATAGAGCCAGCTGAAACATCTATAGTAGATTTAGAAAAAGGAATATTAAAAGTTATAAATAGATATGACTTTAGAAATTTAAATACTTTAGAATTAGTATATAATATAAAAGAAGATGATAAAGTTATTACAAGTAAAAGAGTTGAAATGCCTTCAGTTTTAGGTAGAGAAACTTGTGAAATAACGCTACCATACAGTTTGGATTTCCCTAAAACAGATGGGGCAACTTATTACTTAAATATATCTTATGTATTAAAAGAAGACTGTGATTGGGCTAAGGCTGGTCATGAGTTAGCTACTGCACAGTTTGAGTTACCAATAAAAACTGAAAAAGTTAAGGTTACGCCAAAAGGTAGTTTAAAAGTAATTAAGGATCACTGTACTTTAGTAGTTAAAGGTGAAAACTTTAAAGTTGATTTTGACTTAGTAAGAGGACATATACTAAATATAACTAGAGATGAATATAAATTAGTTGAAGAAGGACCAAGATTAAACTTTTGGAGAGCTCCAATAGATAATGATATGTATGTAGTTGAAGACTACAAGAAAAAATATTTCATGCACTTAATGCACGAAGTTGTAAGGAATGTAGAATATAAGTTAGAAGAAAATATTCTTACATTTAAGGTTGATACTATAAATGGAACAACAAATTCTGCATGGCATTTTAAATCTACTTATGAATATAAAGTATTTGGAAGTGGAGATATCTTAGTTAATGTATCTGGAATTCCTTCAGGAAAAATAGATACAGCTCCAGAAATGCTACCAAGAATAGGTCTTCAAATGAGAGTTAACAAAGATTTAGAAAATGTTAAATACAAAGGAAGAGGTCCAGGAGAATCCTATCCGGACACTAGAGAAGCTAACTTATTTGGAGTTTATGAAAATAATATTGATGGATTATTTACAAATTATGTAAAGCCTCAAGAAAATGGAAATAGAAGTGATTGTTCTTGGGTTAGCTTAAGAAATGATAGAGGTATGAGTTTGATGGCTATTGCCGATGATAAATTTAACTTTAGTGCTTCATATTATGAAGATACAGATTTAGAATATGCTAAACACACTATAGACTTAGTAAAAAGAGATTATATAGTATTTAATATAGATTACAAACAAAACGCTGTAGGTACTAACTCTTGTGGACAATGGCAATTAGATAAGTATAGATGCAAGTTTGAACAATTTAACTTACAATTTAGATTAACTATATTTAACAATAAAGAAGTTAGTGAAGTTAGCTTAGGAAGAGAAAGTATAAAATAA
- a CDS encoding amino acid permease, whose amino-acid sequence MSERRGSLSSSALMLMTFTAVFSFGNIIDSSVNIGLATIPSYIFGTIFYFFPFALMIGEFASANENSESGINSWIKTSLGAKWAFLGSWSYFFVNLFFFTSLLPKTLIYASYAFVGRNVFDGKTVLISILSIVMFWGVTILSTKGVSWISKITNISGVARMVLGIGFIVLSFGVIIFLGKEPAQQFSTETIMPKFNWTYFMVLAWVLQAVGGAESIGVYVKDVKGGNKAFIKTMLFSTILVGALYALGAAAVGIVVPEKVLFGNFSNGLFDSFLILGSHYGIGNIITNIVGFIMLLASLGSLVLWTAAPVKVLFSEIPEGIFGSWVAKTNDEGNPVNALYLQAIIVTVLLIIPALGIGSVDSLLEMLINMTASTSLIPVLFFLVGYIVLRAKKDYIERSFKVGSRGLGITLGILLLGLFSFVFIISSIPSPADIAAYFNGTLAEGSTNPLFVLVYNVVGLVVFLGFAQICWNKYEKKVGKDVANEVTTIK is encoded by the coding sequence ATGAGCGAAAGAAGAGGTAGTCTTAGTTCATCAGCATTAATGCTTATGACATTTACAGCTGTATTTTCATTTGGAAACATAATTGATAGTAGTGTTAATATAGGGCTTGCTACAATACCGTCTTATATATTTGGTACTATATTTTATTTCTTTCCATTTGCACTTATGATAGGAGAATTTGCATCTGCAAATGAAAATTCAGAATCAGGAATTAATAGTTGGATAAAAACATCATTAGGTGCTAAGTGGGCATTTTTAGGATCATGGTCATATTTCTTTGTTAACTTGTTTTTCTTTACATCATTACTACCAAAAACATTGATATATGCATCATATGCTTTTGTAGGAAGAAATGTATTTGATGGAAAAACAGTTTTAATATCTATTTTATCGATAGTAATGTTCTGGGGGGTAACTATACTATCGACTAAAGGAGTAAGTTGGATATCAAAGATAACTAACATTTCTGGAGTAGCAAGGATGGTATTAGGTATAGGGTTTATAGTTTTATCATTTGGAGTAATAATATTTTTAGGAAAAGAACCAGCACAACAGTTTAGCACAGAAACAATAATGCCAAAGTTTAACTGGACGTACTTTATGGTTTTAGCTTGGGTATTACAAGCAGTAGGCGGAGCTGAGAGTATAGGAGTTTATGTTAAAGATGTAAAAGGTGGAAATAAAGCATTTATAAAAACAATGTTATTTTCAACTATATTAGTAGGGGCATTATATGCACTAGGAGCAGCGGCTGTAGGTATAGTTGTACCAGAAAAAGTTTTATTTGGAAATTTCTCAAATGGTTTATTTGACTCATTTTTAATATTAGGTTCTCACTATGGTATAGGAAATATAATTACCAATATAGTTGGATTTATAATGTTACTTGCAAGTTTAGGTTCATTAGTATTATGGACTGCAGCACCAGTTAAAGTATTATTTTCAGAAATACCAGAAGGTATATTTGGAAGTTGGGTAGCTAAGACAAATGATGAAGGGAATCCAGTAAATGCATTATACCTTCAAGCTATAATAGTAACAGTTCTTTTAATAATACCAGCACTTGGTATAGGTTCAGTAGACAGTCTACTTGAAATGTTAATAAACATGACTGCATCTACTTCGCTAATACCAGTTTTATTCTTCTTAGTCGGTTATATAGTATTAAGAGCTAAAAAAGATTATATAGAAAGAAGTTTTAAGGTTGGATCAAGAGGTTTAGGAATAACATTAGGGATATTATTATTAGGTCTATTCTCTTTTGTATTTATAATATCATCTATTCCATCACCAGCAGATATAGCAGCATACTTTAATGGAACTTTAGCAGAAGGATCAACTAATCCTTTGTTTGTACTTGTTTATAATGTTGTTGGTTTAGTTGTATTCTTAGGATTTGCACAAATATGTTGGAATAAATATGAAAAGAAAGTTGGAAAAGATGTAGCTAATGAAGTTACAACTATAAAATAA
- a CDS encoding AraC family transcriptional regulator gives MSKIGIFSTDLKISSELYIFECGFEHCEPRDPYQYEQIDYYLIHYILEGEGLFFIKDQVHNLKAGNGFVIPPNTDNNYYPSTKNPWVYRWIGINGSKAKELLTLCGFFNNDNYVFKYDKDDQLDKLFESIYKNCDSNYHFKALGYLYQTLSLLMNEHSISSLQEDSSSQSYISNALEFIDKNFDKNISVSDISDYLNIDRSHFYKIFKLHMMNTPQQYLIEYKLKKACDLLRKSSYSVSEISNLVGFSSQSHFSKTFKKNLNLTPLEYKSLFIK, from the coding sequence ATGAGCAAAATAGGAATATTTTCTACAGATTTAAAAATTAGTTCAGAGTTATATATATTTGAATGTGGATTTGAACATTGTGAGCCTAGAGATCCTTATCAGTACGAACAAATTGATTATTATTTAATTCACTATATACTAGAAGGTGAAGGATTATTTTTTATAAAAGATCAAGTTCATAATTTAAAAGCAGGGAATGGATTTGTTATTCCTCCTAATACTGATAATAATTATTATCCCTCTACGAAAAATCCTTGGGTTTATCGTTGGATAGGTATCAATGGTTCTAAGGCTAAAGAACTACTTACATTATGTGGTTTTTTTAATAATGATAATTATGTATTTAAATATGATAAAGATGATCAACTTGATAAACTATTTGAATCTATATATAAAAACTGTGATTCCAACTATCACTTTAAAGCTTTGGGATATTTATATCAAACTTTATCCTTACTTATGAATGAGCATTCTATATCTTCATTACAAGAAGATTCAAGCTCTCAAAGTTATATATCTAATGCTTTAGAATTTATAGATAAAAATTTCGATAAAAATATATCTGTTTCAGATATTTCAGATTACTTAAACATTGATAGAAGTCATTTTTATAAAATATTTAAACTTCACATGATGAATACGCCTCAGCAATATCTTATTGAGTATAAATTAAAAAAAGCTTGTGACTTACTTAGAAAAAGTAGTTATTCTGTATCAGAAATAAGTAACTTAGTTGGTTTTTCATCTCAATCTCATTTTTCAAAAACTTTCAAAAAAAATTTAAACTTAACTCCTTTAGAGTACAAATCCTTATTCATAAAATAA
- a CDS encoding AAA family ATPase, which yields MRKKLIIINGVMGVGKTSVSKALYKQLDNSFWLDGDNCWMMNPFEVTSENKYMVIDNITYLINNFIKNSKSKHIILNWVIHTDEIMDSILYKINMDKIDLYKITLICDEDTLVKRIKKDIKSGIRDEDNIKRSLDKLKLYKNMNTLKIDTVNKSIGEIVENIKNIINN from the coding sequence ATGAGAAAAAAACTAATTATAATAAATGGAGTTATGGGTGTAGGTAAAACAAGTGTAAGTAAAGCTTTGTATAAACAACTAGATAATTCATTTTGGTTAGATGGAGATAATTGTTGGATGATGAATCCTTTTGAGGTTACAAGTGAAAATAAATATATGGTAATAGATAATATAACCTATTTAATTAATAATTTTATTAAAAATTCCAAATCTAAGCATATAATATTAAACTGGGTAATTCATACAGATGAAATAATGGATTCTATATTATACAAAATAAATATGGATAAAATTGATTTATATAAAATAACTTTAATTTGTGATGAAGATACTTTAGTAAAAAGGATAAAAAAAGATATCAAATCTGGAATTAGAGATGAAGATAATATAAAAAGAAGCTTAGATAAGTTGAAATTATATAAAAATATGAATACCTTAAAAATAGATACAGTTAATAAAAGTATAGGTGAAATAGTTGAAAATATAAAAAATATAATAAATAATTAA